One segment of Nostoc piscinale CENA21 DNA contains the following:
- a CDS encoding nitrate ABC transporter ATP-binding protein (This model describes the ATP binding subunits of ATP-binding cassette (ABC) transporters for nitrate transport, or for bicarbonate transport, in bacteria and archaea.), whose translation MTTFVEVDHVDRIFDLPNGGKYIALKNIELKIRQGEFVSLIGHSGCGKSTLLNIIAGLDRASIGGVTLEGKEIREPSPDRMVVFQNYSLLPWLTVRENIALAVDEVYQNKSKSDRLSIIEEHIDMVGLRLAAKKRPSELSGGMKQRVAIARALAIRPKLLLLDEPFGALDALTRGSLQEQLMKICNEHNVTCVMVTHDVDEALLLSDRIVMLTNGPEAHIGQILEVPIPRPRQRLEVVNHPSYYNLRNEMIYFLNQQKQAKKRQAQQTAAPVAVSPRGLEKVNLEIGFLPLTDAAPLIVAQEKGFFAQYGLEITLSRASNWNEIAKGVAKGRLDAAQMVAGMPLALTLGAGGKTPIPVVNALNLSRNANAITLSKRLYSEGVRNLSDLKASINAAPDQILTLGVVHPTSMQNLILRYWLAAGGIDPDRDVSLTAIAPTEMVAQLKAGTIDGYCAGEPWSHMAVHDDVGFIAATALEIWSGQPKKVLGVREDWAQQYPETYLALIKALLEACKYCDDLRNREEILDLICRPEYLNVNPVYVRPGFTDPYDRGDGTQPQSLTAYNQFYLNKTNYPNRTEILWMVTQLSRWGLTPFPKNWVEVIERVCRADIFGVAARDLGLLDTGYDDPIHLFDGKVFNPSEPLEYLKSLEIKRDIRIEEVFI comes from the coding sequence ATGACTACTTTTGTTGAAGTTGACCACGTTGATAGAATTTTTGATTTACCAAATGGTGGTAAATATATTGCGCTGAAGAATATTGAGTTAAAAATCCGCCAAGGTGAATTCGTTTCGTTAATTGGGCATTCTGGTTGTGGAAAATCTACCTTACTTAACATCATTGCAGGTTTAGATAGAGCCAGTATTGGCGGTGTGACTTTGGAAGGTAAGGAGATTAGAGAACCTAGCCCCGACCGGATGGTGGTGTTTCAAAATTACTCTTTGCTTCCCTGGTTGACTGTGCGGGAAAATATCGCTTTGGCTGTAGATGAGGTTTATCAAAATAAGTCGAAAAGCGATCGCCTGTCTATCATTGAAGAACATATCGATATGGTGGGCTTGCGTCTAGCAGCTAAGAAGCGTCCCAGTGAGTTATCTGGCGGGATGAAACAGCGCGTAGCGATCGCTCGTGCTTTGGCTATCCGTCCGAAGTTGTTATTGTTAGATGAACCTTTTGGAGCCTTAGACGCGCTCACAAGGGGAAGTTTGCAAGAGCAATTGATGAAAATCTGCAATGAGCATAACGTTACCTGTGTGATGGTAACTCATGATGTGGATGAAGCATTATTGTTGAGCGATCGCATCGTTATGCTCACCAATGGCCCAGAAGCACACATTGGACAAATCCTCGAAGTACCTATCCCTCGCCCTCGTCAACGTTTGGAAGTAGTTAATCATCCTAGTTACTACAATCTGCGGAATGAGATGATTTACTTCCTCAACCAACAAAAGCAAGCCAAGAAACGCCAAGCGCAGCAAACAGCCGCACCTGTAGCGGTATCCCCAAGAGGGTTAGAAAAAGTCAACTTAGAAATTGGCTTTCTACCTTTGACTGATGCTGCACCTTTAATCGTGGCTCAAGAAAAAGGCTTCTTTGCCCAATATGGTTTAGAAATCACCCTCAGCCGTGCAAGCAATTGGAATGAAATCGCCAAAGGTGTAGCTAAAGGCAGATTAGATGCAGCCCAAATGGTTGCAGGGATGCCCTTAGCACTAACTTTGGGCGCAGGTGGTAAAACACCAATTCCTGTTGTCAACGCCCTCAATCTTTCTCGGAACGCCAACGCTATCACCTTAAGTAAAAGATTGTATAGCGAAGGTGTCAGAAACCTCAGCGACCTGAAAGCATCCATTAACGCCGCTCCCGACCAAATATTGACCTTGGGAGTTGTGCATCCCACATCCATGCAGAACTTAATTCTGCGTTATTGGTTGGCAGCTGGCGGGATCGATCCCGATAGAGATGTGAGTTTAACTGCGATCGCACCAACAGAAATGGTCGCTCAACTTAAAGCCGGAACCATTGACGGTTACTGCGCTGGCGAACCCTGGAGTCACATGGCCGTTCATGATGATGTCGGTTTTATTGCAGCTACCGCCCTAGAAATTTGGTCAGGACAACCCAAAAAAGTCTTAGGTGTGCGCGAAGACTGGGCGCAGCAGTATCCCGAAACTTATCTAGCCTTAATCAAAGCCTTACTAGAAGCTTGTAAATATTGCGATGACCTCCGCAACCGCGAGGAAATCCTTGACTTAATTTGCCGCCCTGAATACCTCAACGTCAATCCTGTATACGTCCGCCCTGGCTTCACCGATCCCTACGATCGCGGTGATGGTACCCAACCCCAATCACTCACCGCCTACAACCAGTTTTACCTCAACAAAACCAACTATCCCAACCGCACCGAAATCTTATGGATGGTGACTCAACTATCACGCTGGGGCTTAACACCCTTCCCTAAAAACTGGGTAGAAGTTATCGAAAGAGTATGCCGTGCAGACATATTCGGTGTAGCCGCCCGTGACCTCGGCTTACTCGATACCGGCTACGACGACCCGATTCACTTATTCGATGGTAAAGTTTTTAACCCCTCAGAACCCCTAGAATACCTCAAAAGCTTAGAAATTAAACGAGACATCCGTATAGAAGAAGTCTTTATTTAA
- a CDS encoding ubiquinol-cytochrome c reductase iron-sulfur subunit, producing MKRRDFINWVGLGLIASNLPVAIAACTSQTNTPASGEWQTVGKAKELDQKGQLLVKNSPVGNVLVVGTSQTGNLVAVDPTCTHKGCTVDWKADAKKFACPCHRAEYGSDGQVQKGPAEKPLKTYTAKIEGDSVLVKS from the coding sequence ATGAAACGTCGTGATTTTATCAATTGGGTTGGTCTAGGTTTAATAGCGAGTAATCTACCAGTGGCCATTGCTGCTTGTACTTCCCAGACAAATACACCAGCATCTGGAGAATGGCAAACTGTAGGTAAAGCTAAAGAGTTAGACCAAAAAGGTCAACTTTTAGTCAAAAATTCTCCTGTAGGAAATGTTTTAGTAGTTGGCACATCTCAAACTGGTAATCTGGTTGCTGTTGACCCTACCTGTACTCATAAAGGCTGCACTGTAGACTGGAAAGCCGACGCAAAAAAATTCGCCTGTCCCTGTCACCGTGCAGAATATGGTTCTGATGGTCAAGTACAAAAAGGCCCAGCCGAAAAACCATTAAAAACCTACACCGCTAAAATTGAGGGCGATTCCGTTTTGGTGAAGAGTTAA
- a CDS encoding 1-acyl-sn-glycerol-3-phosphate acyltransferase: MSDVIYQAQPPLEFIPPAFNPLFLRVVHTVLPSWIQWQTAISQIEADNVEILADLYRQFQEGRIRFLLAFRHPKTDDPFCLVYLLSQLVPRVARQQGIALQSPIHAHFIYDRGIPLWAGNYVGWMASQLGGTPIQRGKADWTGLRSARDLFANGKFPIAAAPEGATNGLSEIISPLEPGIAQLGFWCAEDLQKAGRSEQVLIVPVGIKYSYTAAPWSAIAQLLSDLEAASGLPVNAGKTDNIASMELLYPRLLALAEHLLSLMEQFYTRFYHQKLADAQTVAEIKDRNEALAFRLQALLNAALQISEQYFNLQAKGTLTDRCRKVEQAGWNYIFREDFKDINALSSVEIALGDRIAEEATARMWHMRLVESFVAVSGNYIKEKPSVERFAETTLILSQMIAKIKGDKSFQRPQLGKQKVKINIGQPLSISERYSTYKENRAGAKQAVADFTNDLQQAMQSLIL, translated from the coding sequence TTGTCAGACGTAATTTATCAAGCGCAGCCACCGTTAGAATTTATTCCACCAGCGTTTAACCCTTTATTTTTGCGAGTTGTTCACACGGTTCTACCTAGTTGGATACAATGGCAAACGGCTATTTCCCAGATAGAAGCTGACAACGTGGAGATTTTGGCGGATCTTTATCGTCAGTTTCAAGAAGGTAGAATTCGCTTTTTGTTGGCGTTTCGTCATCCTAAAACAGATGATCCTTTTTGTTTGGTTTACTTACTATCTCAACTTGTGCCGAGGGTAGCACGACAACAGGGTATAGCATTACAATCTCCGATTCATGCTCATTTTATCTATGATCGCGGCATTCCTTTGTGGGCGGGTAACTATGTAGGTTGGATGGCTTCACAGTTGGGTGGAACGCCTATTCAACGGGGTAAGGCTGACTGGACAGGGTTACGTTCGGCGCGTGATTTGTTCGCCAATGGTAAATTCCCGATAGCGGCTGCGCCAGAGGGTGCAACAAATGGACTATCAGAAATTATTAGTCCATTAGAACCCGGTATTGCCCAGTTAGGCTTTTGGTGCGCCGAAGACTTACAAAAAGCCGGACGCTCAGAACAGGTTTTAATTGTACCAGTTGGGATTAAATATAGTTATACTGCTGCGCCTTGGAGTGCGATCGCGCAATTATTAAGTGACTTAGAAGCCGCTAGTGGTTTGCCTGTGAATGCGGGAAAAACCGATAATATTGCTTCGATGGAGTTACTGTATCCGCGATTATTAGCTTTAGCCGAGCATTTATTATCTTTGATGGAGCAATTTTACACGCGGTTTTATCATCAAAAGTTAGCAGATGCTCAAACTGTCGCGGAAATTAAAGATAGAAATGAAGCCTTAGCATTTCGATTACAAGCTTTATTAAATGCCGCATTACAAATATCTGAGCAGTATTTTAATTTGCAAGCCAAAGGTACTTTAACAGACCGTTGTCGTAAAGTAGAACAAGCAGGTTGGAATTATATATTTAGGGAAGATTTTAAGGATATCAACGCCTTATCTTCTGTGGAAATAGCTTTAGGCGATCGCATTGCAGAAGAAGCCACTGCGAGAATGTGGCACATGAGATTAGTAGAAAGTTTTGTTGCGGTTTCTGGTAATTATATTAAAGAGAAACCGTCAGTTGAAAGATTTGCGGAAACGACGTTGATTTTATCGCAGATGATTGCCAAAATTAAAGGTGATAAATCTTTTCAACGTCCACAATTGGGTAAGCAAAAAGTTAAGATTAATATCGGTCAGCCGCTATCTATATCTGAGCGTTATTCGACATATAAAGAAAATCGTGCAGGTGCGAAGCAAGCTGTTGCTGATTTTACGAATGATTTACAACAGGCGATGCAAAGTTTGATTTTATGA
- a CDS encoding ferredoxin--nitrite reductase yields the protein MTDTGTTTKTSLNKFEKFKAEKDGLAVKAEIEKFAALGWEAMDETDRDHRLKWVGVFFRPVTPGKFMMRLRMPNGILTSDQMRVLAEVLQRYGDDGSADITTRQNIQLRGIRIEDLPDIFNKFQNVGLTSVQSGMDNVRNITGDPVAGLDADELFDTRDLVQQIQDMLTNKGEGNPEFTNLPRKFNIAITGGRDNSVHAEINDLAFVPAFKEAGEQGSRGVGEEYLSQTSARKFGFNILVGGFFSAKRCDAAIPLNAWVAPEDVVAVCRAVLEVFRDNGSRANRLKSRLMWLIDEWGIDKLRAEVEQRLGKSFLPAAPKDEIDWEKRDHIGVYKQKQPGMNYVGFHIPVGRLYADDMFEIARLAEVYGSGEIRLTVEQNIIIPNISDGSLPTFLAEPLLQRFSINPGTLERSLVSCTGAQFCNFALIETKNRALATIQALEADLTFTQPVRIHWTGCPNSCGQPQVADIGLMGTKARKDGKAVEGVDIYMGGKVGKEAHLGTCAIKGIPCEDLQPVLQDILIKNFGAKLKQEALVEV from the coding sequence ATGACAGATACAGGAACAACTACCAAAACCAGCCTCAATAAATTTGAGAAATTCAAAGCTGAAAAAGACGGACTCGCCGTTAAAGCAGAGATAGAAAAATTTGCAGCCCTTGGTTGGGAAGCAATGGACGAAACCGACCGGGATCATCGACTCAAATGGGTGGGAGTATTTTTCCGTCCAGTTACCCCTGGCAAGTTCATGATGCGGTTACGGATGCCCAATGGGATTCTCACCAGCGACCAAATGCGTGTTTTAGCAGAAGTATTGCAGCGTTACGGCGATGATGGTAGTGCTGACATTACCACCAGACAGAATATTCAATTGCGGGGGATCAGAATTGAAGATTTACCCGATATCTTCAATAAATTCCAGAACGTTGGTTTAACCAGTGTCCAGTCAGGGATGGATAACGTCCGTAACATAACAGGCGATCCCGTCGCTGGACTGGATGCTGATGAACTGTTTGACACAAGAGATTTGGTGCAGCAAATTCAAGATATGCTCACCAACAAAGGTGAAGGAAACCCAGAGTTTACCAACCTCCCCCGAAAATTTAATATTGCCATCACAGGTGGGCGGGACAATTCAGTTCACGCAGAAATCAACGATTTGGCATTTGTGCCAGCATTTAAAGAGGCAGGGGAGCAGGGGAGCAGGGGAGTAGGGGAGGAATATCTTTCCCAAACCTCAGCACGCAAATTTGGCTTTAACATCCTGGTTGGTGGTTTTTTCTCTGCTAAACGTTGCGATGCGGCAATTCCTCTGAATGCTTGGGTAGCGCCAGAAGATGTAGTAGCGGTATGTAGAGCCGTTTTAGAAGTATTTCGGGACAATGGCTCACGGGCTAACCGTCTGAAATCGCGGTTGATGTGGCTGATTGATGAATGGGGTATAGATAAGCTTCGCGCCGAAGTCGAACAGCGTTTAGGTAAATCGTTTTTACCTGCTGCACCCAAAGACGAAATTGATTGGGAAAAACGCGACCATATCGGTGTATACAAACAAAAACAACCAGGTATGAACTATGTCGGCTTTCATATCCCGGTTGGGCGGTTGTATGCCGATGATATGTTTGAAATTGCCCGACTAGCCGAAGTTTACGGCAGTGGTGAAATCAGACTGACAGTTGAACAAAACATCATCATTCCCAATATTTCAGATGGTAGCCTCCCAACATTTTTGGCAGAACCTTTACTACAAAGATTTTCCATCAATCCGGGGACGTTGGAGCGATCGCTAGTTTCCTGCACAGGCGCACAATTTTGCAACTTTGCCCTCATCGAAACCAAAAACCGCGCCCTAGCCACCATTCAAGCTCTAGAAGCAGACTTAACCTTCACTCAGCCAGTCCGCATTCACTGGACTGGTTGCCCAAACTCCTGCGGACAGCCCCAAGTTGCAGACATCGGCTTAATGGGTACAAAAGCTCGTAAAGATGGTAAAGCCGTAGAAGGCGTAGACATCTATATGGGCGGCAAAGTCGGCAAAGAAGCTCATTTAGGAACCTGTGCAATTAAAGGTATCCCCTGCGAAGACTTGCAGCCAGTATTGCAAGACATACTCATCAAAAACTTCGGCGCAAAACTCAAACAAGAAGCCTTAGTTGAAGTATGA
- the ntrB gene encoding nitrate ABC transporter permease produces MTAITGNRTFRKKPQKAINKFITQKVVPPLVALAIFLVVWQLLCLNPGFKLPGPIETFSETFDPFIIHPFFDNGESDKGLGWQILSSLGRVGLGFSLAAIVGITLGILIGANQFVYNAVDPIFQVLRTVPPLAWLPISLAAFQQANPSAIFVIFITSIWPIIINTTVGVQQIPQDYVNVARVLKLKGPKYFFKIVFPATVPYIFTGLRIGIGLSWLAIVAAEMLVGGVGIGSFIWDAYNTTTETNLSEIILALIYVGLVGLMLDRLVGFIASKMVAEQK; encoded by the coding sequence ATGACAGCTATTACTGGAAATCGCACATTTAGAAAAAAGCCCCAAAAGGCGATTAATAAATTTATTACACAAAAAGTTGTACCGCCTTTGGTAGCACTAGCAATTTTTCTAGTAGTTTGGCAATTGCTTTGTTTAAATCCTGGCTTTAAGTTACCTGGCCCAATAGAAACATTTTCTGAAACTTTTGACCCTTTTATTATTCATCCATTTTTTGATAATGGCGAAAGTGATAAGGGTTTGGGTTGGCAAATACTCAGCAGTTTGGGAAGAGTAGGTTTAGGTTTTTCATTAGCAGCAATTGTTGGCATTACATTGGGCATTTTAATTGGTGCTAATCAATTTGTATATAACGCCGTAGATCCTATATTTCAAGTATTAAGAACTGTACCGCCGCTGGCTTGGCTTCCAATATCTTTGGCAGCATTTCAACAAGCTAATCCTTCAGCAATTTTTGTGATTTTTATTACCTCGATTTGGCCAATTATTATTAACACGACGGTAGGTGTACAACAAATTCCGCAAGACTATGTGAATGTAGCCAGAGTTTTAAAACTGAAAGGGCCAAAGTATTTCTTTAAAATTGTGTTTCCGGCTACTGTGCCTTATATTTTTACAGGATTACGCATTGGGATTGGTTTATCTTGGTTAGCAATTGTTGCGGCTGAAATGTTAGTTGGTGGTGTAGGTATTGGTTCGTTTATTTGGGATGCTTACAATACAACTACAGAAACTAATTTGAGTGAGATTATTCTGGCACTAATCTATGTTGGTTTGGTGGGGTTGATGTTGGATAGATTGGTAGGTTTTATAGCTAGTAAGATGGTGGCAGAACAGAAGTAG
- a CDS encoding HEAT repeat domain-containing protein has protein sequence MQGNTNQLLIQAQTAYDAGDWSVLIQYLQQLIVVENEQYSESLLKFALPVLEMGDFQQRWEITKVLLRLGNVAIPPLMEILEDEEAEEELRWYAARTLGEFQHPDAIAPLVELLKTSDDEELKAIAATALGQMGSLAISELSELLKQDDTRLLAVRSLAYIRTPETITPLLTVVQDTEVAVRATALEALSSFHDERVPPVLIKALDDVVATIRRIAVLGLSFRPDLNGELDLVTKLQPRLYDFNIDVCSATVVALSRLGGDETTQHLFSVLMSPHTPTTLQLEIIRALVWVGRLSGLEYLQQALNQSKSEILCQEIVTVLGRVEKPELTLKATEILLELLNSHHPAKEIAYIKSAIALSLGQLGNQQAIPSLTTLIKDSNEQVKLHAIAALKKIFPEFVPTKS, from the coding sequence ATGCAAGGCAATACCAATCAGCTTTTAATACAGGCACAGACGGCGTATGATGCTGGTGATTGGTCAGTACTGATTCAATACCTGCAACAGTTGATTGTGGTGGAAAATGAGCAATATTCAGAAAGTTTGCTGAAATTCGCACTACCTGTTTTAGAAATGGGCGATTTTCAGCAGCGTTGGGAAATTACTAAGGTTTTACTTCGCTTGGGAAATGTTGCTATTCCGCCACTGATGGAAATTTTAGAAGACGAAGAAGCAGAGGAAGAATTGCGTTGGTATGCGGCGCGGACTTTAGGCGAGTTTCAGCATCCAGATGCGATCGCACCTTTGGTAGAATTACTCAAAACTAGCGATGATGAAGAATTAAAAGCGATCGCAGCTACAGCACTAGGACAAATGGGGAGTTTAGCAATTAGCGAACTCTCAGAACTGTTAAAACAAGATGATACCAGACTTTTGGCGGTGCGATCGCTGGCTTATATTCGTACTCCAGAGACGATTACACCCTTATTGACTGTTGTACAAGATACTGAAGTTGCAGTCCGCGCCACCGCCCTAGAAGCCCTCAGCAGCTTTCATGACGAACGTGTACCACCTGTACTAATCAAAGCTTTAGATGATGTGGTGGCGACAATTCGGCGCATCGCTGTACTGGGTTTAAGTTTCCGCCCCGATTTAAATGGAGAATTAGATTTAGTCACCAAACTCCAACCCAGGCTTTATGACTTCAATATAGATGTTTGTAGTGCTACAGTCGTCGCCCTTTCTCGCCTTGGTGGTGATGAAACTACCCAACATTTATTTTCCGTGCTGATGTCACCCCACACACCCACAACCTTACAACTAGAAATTATTCGCGCTTTAGTTTGGGTAGGGAGACTTTCTGGTTTGGAATATTTACAGCAGGCATTAAACCAAAGTAAATCAGAAATATTGTGCCAGGAAATTGTCACAGTTTTAGGGCGAGTCGAAAAACCAGAATTAACTCTGAAAGCTACAGAAATTTTATTAGAATTATTAAACTCACATCATCCAGCTAAAGAAATTGCCTATATCAAAAGTGCGATCGCTTTATCTTTAGGACAGTTAGGCAATCAGCAAGCTATCCCCTCATTAACTACCTTAATCAAAGACTCGAATGAACAGGTAAAATTACATGCGATCGCTGCACTTAAAAAGATTTTCCCAGAATTTGTCCCTACAAAGTCTTGA
- a CDS encoding nitrate ABC transporter ATP-binding protein (This model describes the ATP binding subunits of ATP-binding cassette (ABC) transporters for nitrate transport, or for bicarbonate transport, in bacteria and archaea.), translated as MQIINKNTQLQQPQTKADNFLVIEGVSKIYPTPEGPYTVLDGIDLKVREGEFVCLIGHSGCGKSTLLNMISGFNTPTDGVVMLQDQPITEPGPDRMMVFQNYCLLPWLSVFENVYLAVDSVFPKKPQAEKRAIVREHLAMVGLTEAADKKPSQISGGMKQRVAIARALSIRPKVLILDEPFGALDAITKEELQEELLQIWSDHQVTVLMITHDIDEALFLADRVVMMTNGPAAQIGEVLEIPFARPRNRRRIMEDPEYYTLRNYALDFLYRRFAHEE; from the coding sequence ATGCAAATAATAAACAAAAATACTCAACTCCAACAACCACAAACCAAAGCAGATAACTTCCTCGTCATCGAAGGCGTAAGCAAAATTTATCCAACCCCCGAAGGCCCCTACACTGTCCTCGATGGTATTGACCTCAAAGTTCGTGAAGGCGAATTTGTCTGCTTAATTGGTCACTCTGGCTGCGGTAAATCTACCCTCCTCAACATGATTTCCGGGTTCAACACACCCACCGATGGCGTTGTCATGCTACAAGACCAACCCATCACCGAACCAGGCCCAGACCGGATGATGGTATTTCAAAACTACTGCTTACTGCCTTGGTTGAGTGTTTTTGAGAACGTTTATTTAGCTGTAGATTCCGTATTTCCCAAAAAACCCCAAGCCGAAAAACGCGCCATTGTTAGAGAACACTTAGCAATGGTGGGACTGACAGAAGCCGCAGATAAGAAACCGAGTCAGATTTCTGGCGGGATGAAACAGCGAGTTGCGATCGCCCGCGCCCTTTCTATTCGTCCCAAAGTCTTGATTCTGGATGAACCCTTCGGTGCATTAGACGCAATCACCAAAGAAGAATTGCAAGAAGAACTACTGCAAATCTGGAGTGACCATCAAGTTACCGTCCTGATGATTACTCACGACATTGATGAAGCATTGTTCCTCGCCGACAGAGTGGTGATGATGACTAATGGCCCAGCCGCTCAAATCGGTGAAGTTTTAGAGATTCCCTTCGCCCGTCCCCGCAACCGTCGCCGCATTATGGAAGACCCCGAATATTACACCCTGCGGAACTACGCTCTAGATTTCCTCTATCGTCGGTTTGCTCATGAGGAATAA
- a CDS encoding CmpA/NrtA family ABC transporter substrate-binding protein has translation MTNLSRRKFILTTGAAAATSIIAHGCSSNTASNGGNAPSAAPAANVSTSANAPKVETTKAKLGFIALTDSAPLIIAKEKGFFAKYGMTDVEVIKQKSWPVTRDNLKIGSAGGGIDGAHILSPMPYLMTIKDKVPMYLLARLNTNGQAISVANKFKELKVNLESKALKEAAVKAKADKKSLKAGITFPGGTHDLWMRYWLAAGGINPDQDMVLEPVPPPQMVANMKVNTIDAFCVGEPWNAQLVSQKLGYSALVTGELWKDHPEKAFAMRQDWVDKNPNAAQAILMAILEAQQWCDKLENKEEMCKICADRKYFNVAAADIVERAKGNIDFGDGRTEKEFPYRMKFWADNASYPYKSHDIWFLTEDIRWGYLPKDTKVKEIVDKVNKEDLWKKAAKAIGVPDSEIPTSSSRGVETFFDGVKFDPEKPEEYLQSLKIKKV, from the coding sequence ATGACCAATCTTTCCCGCAGAAAATTTATTCTTACCACTGGTGCAGCAGCAGCGACTTCAATCATTGCTCATGGTTGTTCTAGCAATACAGCCTCTAATGGCGGGAATGCACCTTCTGCGGCTCCAGCAGCTAACGTCTCCACCTCTGCTAATGCTCCCAAAGTAGAGACAACCAAAGCCAAGCTAGGATTTATTGCGCTCACCGATTCTGCGCCCCTAATTATTGCCAAAGAAAAAGGTTTCTTTGCTAAATACGGCATGACCGATGTTGAAGTCATCAAACAAAAATCTTGGCCTGTCACCCGCGATAACTTGAAAATTGGTTCTGCTGGCGGTGGTATTGATGGCGCACACATCCTCAGCCCCATGCCTTACCTAATGACCATCAAAGATAAAGTGCCAATGTATCTGTTGGCGCGGTTAAATACCAATGGTCAGGCTATTTCTGTTGCTAATAAATTCAAAGAACTTAAAGTCAATCTTGAAAGTAAGGCGCTTAAAGAAGCAGCCGTCAAAGCCAAAGCTGATAAAAAATCCTTAAAAGCTGGGATAACTTTCCCAGGCGGTACTCACGATTTGTGGATGCGCTACTGGTTAGCTGCTGGTGGTATCAACCCAGATCAAGATATGGTTTTAGAACCTGTACCACCACCACAAATGGTTGCCAACATGAAAGTCAATACAATTGATGCTTTCTGTGTAGGTGAACCTTGGAATGCTCAATTAGTCAGCCAAAAATTAGGTTATTCAGCCTTAGTTACAGGTGAGTTGTGGAAAGACCATCCAGAAAAAGCCTTTGCAATGCGGCAAGATTGGGTGGATAAAAATCCCAACGCTGCACAAGCAATATTAATGGCAATTCTCGAAGCGCAACAATGGTGCGACAAGCTAGAAAACAAAGAAGAAATGTGCAAAATCTGTGCTGACCGTAAATACTTTAACGTTGCTGCCGCAGATATTGTCGAAAGAGCTAAGGGCAATATTGATTTTGGTGATGGACGTACTGAAAAAGAATTTCCCTACCGGATGAAATTCTGGGCTGATAATGCTTCTTATCCCTACAAGAGCCATGACATTTGGTTTTTAACTGAAGATATTCGCTGGGGCTATTTGCCAAAAGATACCAAAGTTAAAGAAATCGTTGACAAAGTAAATAAAGAAGACCTGTGGAAAAAAGCAGCGAAAGCTATTGGTGTACCTGATTCTGAAATTCCTACCAGCAGTTCTCGTGGTGTAGAAACTTTCTTTGATGGGGTGAAATTTGACCCAGAAAAGCCAGAAGAATATTTACAATCTTTGAAAATTAAAAAAGTCTAA